A stretch of the Sulfurospirillum tamanense genome encodes the following:
- a CDS encoding ABC-type transport auxiliary lipoprotein family protein: protein MRWIVLLSTALVMMGCTVKPTLSQPMAQFRLGEVGLMPVFAQRFSYVLQVRPVAGNVDSTKLVYQTPEGLRRAYAHHQWEKPLSRQMQHLVVLALAQSEMFEDVTSTTSKVRPQRVLENSVSAFEQYLLQDSTSVVRLHVRTRVVDVAENTSVAHRVFRIEIPVLVQTPTGALEAYNRAFEAWVRELTLWLGEPDAS from the coding sequence ATGCGTTGGATTGTTCTGTTGAGTACTGCCCTTGTGATGATGGGCTGTACAGTAAAACCCACCCTTTCGCAGCCTATGGCACAATTTCGCCTCGGGGAAGTTGGACTAATGCCTGTGTTTGCGCAGCGTTTTTCGTATGTTTTGCAAGTGCGCCCCGTGGCGGGTAATGTAGACTCTACTAAGCTTGTGTACCAAACCCCAGAAGGATTGCGCCGTGCCTATGCTCACCACCAGTGGGAAAAACCGCTTTCTAGGCAAATGCAACACCTAGTAGTGCTAGCATTAGCCCAAAGCGAAATGTTCGAAGATGTTACAAGCACTACAAGCAAGGTGCGCCCACAGCGTGTGTTGGAAAACAGTGTGTCCGCCTTTGAGCAGTATTTGTTGCAAGATAGCACGTCTGTGGTGCGCTTACATGTAAGGACGCGGGTGGTGGACGTTGCAGAGAATACTTCGGTTGCCCATCGGGTGTTTCGCATTGAAATCCCTGTGCTTGTCCAAACACCTACGGGCGCACTAGAGGCCTATAACCGTGCCTTTGAGGCTTGGGTGAGAGAACTTACTCTGTGGCTAGGAGAACCTGATGCGTCCTAG
- a CDS encoding MlaD family protein — MEHRVRYLLLGLFVFGVGIAGVWFILWQGKYAQNDVYDYYKVNTTESVAGLNDKAPVKLRGVNVGEVERLFINPQNSEEVSIIIKIKSDTPIKTDTYALIEPQGITGLSYLQLEGGTRDAPILATSYEEKSMGIILTKPSLFSRVDQSFSHAMEKVERILEHATGVAEKTHLLLDETNIHHIQVLLENSAKTTQSLALIAQEVAKEREHLGTLIRQGVVLEEEVIDAAKSVKVAAEALSQVVEHQGVAMMDKVKTSAQSVQGVMQKIDQKVDEGMFDVARIAEDALMPAQHTLYELEILMTQLRQLAQRLEESPSDILYRSTPKPLGPGE, encoded by the coding sequence ATGGAACACCGTGTACGCTATTTGCTGTTGGGTTTGTTTGTTTTTGGGGTAGGGATTGCTGGGGTGTGGTTTATCTTATGGCAAGGGAAATATGCCCAAAATGACGTGTATGATTATTATAAAGTCAATACAACCGAATCTGTTGCTGGGCTTAACGACAAAGCACCTGTGAAACTTCGGGGTGTGAATGTGGGTGAGGTGGAGCGGTTATTTATTAACCCTCAAAATAGCGAAGAAGTGAGTATTATCATCAAAATTAAATCCGATACCCCTATTAAAACAGACACTTATGCGCTCATTGAGCCCCAAGGAATTACGGGACTTAGCTATTTGCAATTAGAAGGAGGCACCCGTGATGCACCAATTTTGGCAACAAGCTATGAGGAAAAATCCATGGGAATCATTCTCACAAAACCCTCACTCTTCTCACGGGTAGACCAGTCGTTTAGCCATGCCATGGAAAAAGTAGAAAGGATTTTAGAGCACGCTACAGGCGTGGCAGAAAAAACCCATCTTCTGCTGGATGAGACCAACATACACCACATTCAAGTTTTACTAGAAAACAGTGCTAAAACCACTCAGTCACTAGCACTTATTGCCCAAGAAGTAGCCAAAGAACGTGAGCATTTGGGGACACTGATTCGTCAAGGTGTAGTGCTTGAAGAGGAGGTTATTGATGCGGCTAAGAGCGTTAAAGTAGCAGCAGAAGCTCTCTCGCAAGTGGTTGAGCACCAAGGGGTCGCGATGATGGATAAGGTAAAAACCTCAGCCCAAAGCGTACAAGGGGTGATGCAAAAAATTGACCAAAAAGTAGATGAGGGGATGTTTGATGTGGCGCGTATTGCTGAGGATGCGTTGATGCCAGCCCAGCACACTTTGTATGAGCTTGAGATACTTATGACGCAGTTGCGCCAATTGGCACAGCGCCTTGAGGAGAGCCCCTCAGATATCTTATACCGTTCTACCCCCAAACCCTTAGGACCAGGAGAGTGA
- a CDS encoding ABC transporter ATP-binding protein — translation MMVVVDNVVTAFGSHVVHNGVSLHVNKGEIFGLLGGSGSGKTVLMREMILLNQPRSGRIEVLGCSLATLDEAAKQALRLQWGVLFQFGALFSSLTVLENVMIPLQEYTALPRGFIEEMARMKLKMVGLPEHAASLWPSELSGGMKKRAGLARALALDPKLLFLDEPTSGLDPASARGFDTLILELRELLGITIVMVTHDKDTIRDVLDRFVILGEGKVQAQGSYTELMGTHSELMKRFME, via the coding sequence TGGGAGCCACGTGGTGCACAACGGTGTAAGCTTACATGTAAACAAAGGAGAGATTTTTGGACTCCTGGGGGGAAGTGGTAGCGGAAAAACCGTATTGATGCGAGAAATGATTTTGCTCAATCAGCCCAGAAGTGGTCGCATTGAAGTGCTTGGGTGCTCCTTGGCAACATTGGATGAAGCAGCCAAACAGGCTTTGCGTCTTCAGTGGGGCGTGTTGTTTCAATTTGGCGCCTTGTTTAGTTCATTGACGGTGTTGGAAAACGTGATGATTCCTTTACAAGAATACACCGCGCTTCCCCGTGGGTTCATTGAAGAGATGGCGCGGATGAAGCTTAAAATGGTTGGTCTGCCCGAACATGCCGCATCTTTGTGGCCCTCAGAACTTAGCGGTGGGATGAAAAAACGCGCAGGGCTTGCACGTGCATTGGCACTAGACCCAAAACTTCTCTTTTTAGATGAGCCAACTTCGGGATTAGACCCTGCAAGTGCAAGGGGATTTGATACGCTCATATTGGAACTTCGAGAGCTTTTGGGGATAACGATTGTGATGGTAACCCACGATAAAGATACCATTAGGGATGTGTTAGACAGGTTTGTGATTTTGGGTGAGGGAAAAGTGCAAGCACAAGGGTCGTATACCGAGCTTATGGGTACGCACTCTGAGTTGATGAAACGCTTTATGGAGTAA